From a single Marinilabiliales bacterium genomic region:
- a CDS encoding response regulator produces the protein MDKNKKTILLVDDDEDYLFQTRLNIEQFGFRVVTAESQAEAEKLLETLKPDLAVLDLMMEKDDSGFILAYKLKRRYPDVPVIIATAVSAETGMSFGVSSEDERKWIRADLYIEKGVRADQLHREILKLLKM, from the coding sequence ATGGACAAGAATAAAAAGACGATCCTGCTGGTTGACGATGATGAGGATTATCTCTTTCAGACCAGGCTCAATATCGAACAGTTCGGGTTCAGGGTCGTGACGGCCGAAAGTCAGGCCGAGGCCGAGAAACTTCTGGAAACACTCAAGCCTGACCTGGCTGTGCTTGACCTGATGATGGAGAAGGATGACAGCGGGTTCATCCTGGCATACAAGCTGAAGAGAAGATATCCGGATGTTCCTGTCATTATAGCAACGGCAGTTTCGGCCGAAACAGGAATGTCGTTCGGGGTGAGTTCGGAAGATGAAAGAAAATGGATCAGGGCAGACCTCTATATTGAGAAGGGGGTCAGGGCTGATCAGCTTCACAGGGAAATACTCAAACTGCTAAAGATGTAG
- a CDS encoding 4Fe-4S dicluster domain-containing protein: MEEKEEHKKLLITLKDRCRVCYTCVRECPAKAIKIINGQAEVLIERCIGCGNCTRVCSQGAKVYRRSADRVNDLLESPVRVAALVAPSFPAEFTETGDYRIFVGMMRRLGFDHVFEVGFGADLVANEYKKLLEGKGEKRYISSDCPAIVNYIRKYHPDLVPNLASVVSPMVAMSRVVRKKLGNDVSIVFTGPCVAKKDESQDVDTVLTFAELREMFKEKNIEASVTEPSCFDPPEAGKGAVFPISRGLLQTVDIKDSAFDGNIIVAEGRADFQEAIKEFEAGLISNHHLELLCCEGCIMGPGMSEGGKHYARRSLVSSYVRDKIKRSDPEEWKKNMADYGSVDLTSGFNPDDQRLPTPSVKEIRSELEKMGKFDARDFLNCGACGYETCEDHAIAIIEGLAEIEMCLPMTIDKLHNSINDLAVTNEKLVSVQQALKQSEKMASMGQLSAGIAHELNNPLGVVIMYSNILLEEVPKNSPEYSDLRLIVEQANRCKKIVGGLLNFARKNQVRPTEVKPESIVRQSLDALIIPDNIRVELNVDPSGHHSAQLDAEQMIQALTNLLKNSVEAMPEGGVLRIDIVSENDKVEFHISDTGTGIREEDMEKIFEPFYTTKGIGKGTGLGLATTYGIVKMHMGQINVISNADPANGDTGTKFTVTLPANNI; this comes from the coding sequence ATGGAAGAAAAAGAAGAACATAAAAAGCTGCTCATTACGCTGAAGGACCGTTGCCGTGTCTGTTATACCTGTGTCAGGGAGTGTCCGGCAAAAGCCATAAAGATCATAAACGGACAGGCAGAGGTGCTTATTGAACGTTGCATAGGTTGCGGTAACTGTACCCGCGTATGCAGCCAGGGTGCCAAGGTTTACAGACGTTCGGCCGACAGGGTGAATGACCTGCTGGAATCCCCGGTCAGGGTTGCTGCCCTGGTTGCCCCGAGTTTTCCGGCTGAGTTTACCGAAACCGGCGATTACCGGATCTTTGTGGGTATGATGAGAAGACTGGGGTTTGACCATGTTTTTGAAGTTGGGTTCGGGGCCGACCTGGTGGCCAATGAGTATAAAAAGCTTCTTGAGGGAAAAGGTGAAAAGAGGTATATATCATCTGACTGCCCTGCTATAGTCAATTATATCAGAAAGTACCACCCTGACCTGGTGCCAAACCTTGCAAGCGTGGTTTCGCCAATGGTTGCGATGAGCCGGGTTGTCAGGAAAAAACTTGGCAATGACGTCAGCATAGTGTTTACCGGCCCGTGTGTGGCGAAAAAAGATGAATCACAGGATGTTGATACAGTGCTTACATTTGCCGAACTGAGGGAAATGTTCAAAGAGAAGAATATAGAGGCGTCTGTTACAGAACCCTCATGTTTTGATCCTCCCGAAGCAGGTAAGGGCGCTGTCTTCCCTATCAGCAGGGGACTGCTTCAGACGGTTGATATCAAAGACAGCGCTTTCGACGGAAATATAATAGTCGCTGAGGGAAGAGCAGACTTCCAGGAGGCAATTAAGGAGTTTGAAGCCGGACTTATCAGCAATCATCATCTTGAGCTGCTCTGCTGTGAAGGATGCATAATGGGACCGGGCATGTCTGAAGGTGGTAAGCACTATGCAAGAAGGTCCCTGGTGAGCAGTTACGTGCGTGACAAGATAAAGCGTTCCGATCCGGAGGAATGGAAGAAAAATATGGCCGATTACGGCTCAGTAGATCTTACTTCCGGGTTTAACCCAGATGATCAGCGACTGCCAACTCCTTCGGTAAAGGAGATCAGGAGTGAGCTGGAGAAGATGGGTAAGTTTGATGCACGTGATTTCCTAAATTGCGGTGCATGCGGCTATGAAACCTGCGAGGATCATGCAATCGCCATTATCGAGGGACTGGCTGAGATTGAGATGTGCCTGCCTATGACAATAGATAAGCTTCATAATTCGATAAATGATCTTGCAGTGACCAACGAAAAGCTGGTGTCGGTGCAGCAGGCTCTCAAACAGTCTGAGAAAATGGCAAGCATGGGCCAGCTTTCGGCAGGTATTGCACATGAGCTGAATAACCCGCTGGGGGTGGTAATAATGTACAGCAATATTCTCCTTGAGGAGGTGCCGAAGAATTCGCCCGAATACTCAGACCTCAGGCTTATAGTCGAGCAGGCAAACAGGTGCAAGAAGATAGTGGGGGGACTGCTTAACTTTGCACGCAAGAACCAGGTAAGGCCAACTGAGGTAAAACCTGAGAGTATAGTAAGGCAGTCTCTCGATGCCCTTATAATTCCCGATAACATCAGGGTTGAGCTGAATGTTGATCCTTCTGGCCATCACAGCGCTCAACTGGATGCAGAACAGATGATCCAGGCATTGACTAACCTGCTGAAGAATTCGGTTGAGGCAATGCCGGAAGGAGGAGTGCTGCGGATTGATATTGTCAGTGAGAATGATAAAGTGGAGTTTCACATCAGCGACACCGGTACAGGCATCCGTGAAGAGGACATGGAAAAGATATTCGAGCCCTTCTATACAACAAAGGGGATAGGGAAGGGGACGGGACTCGGACTTGCAACGACTTACGGGATAGTAAAAATGCACATGGGCCAGATCAATGTTATATCCAATGCCGACCCTGCAAATGGCGATACCGGAACCAAATTCACTGTAACATTGCCGGCAAACAATATTTGA
- a CDS encoding 4Fe-4S dicluster domain-containing protein, whose product MVKIEVNNKIVRARKGETIMSALQSAGIKIPSICSMKDFTPTGACRMCVVEVEGHGGLVPSCSQPVNEWMKIKTHSPRVVRSRKTIVELLLSNHPDDCLYCERNGNCELQTLAEELNVRERRIMGKKNRYKLDHSSPSIVRDPAKCILCGRCVRVCEDKMAVFAIDFVNRGNRTVIGTAYDKDLNFSSCINCGQCIMVCPTGALYEKDGLQELEDALHNPEKTVVAQYESSVSVSLAEEFGIRPGKDMGGIINAVLRKIGFDGIFDTSGASDIAALEMAAELTERKKRSENVPVVTGSCPAWVKFAEQWYPDLLDHMSSCKSPQQILGTIIKTHYPEKKDIDPGKIFSVAITSCTARKFETQRAEMTRKGISDIDCVLTTRELAKLIRLYGVDIDQVEAEVADEPYGMPSSAGKLFGAAGGMSEAVIRSLPHINGSKELAGLKFQELRGIKGRKEARIKIGKSVYRFAVVSGLSNALPLVEGIRSGDSGYDFVEIMACAGGCINGGGQPIGAGDAAIRARMKALYSIDEKETIRVPYKNPAVRSLYNDYLGEPGSDRCKSLFYTKYSERKVLL is encoded by the coding sequence ATAGTCAAAATAGAGGTCAACAACAAGATTGTCAGGGCACGGAAGGGTGAAACGATTATGTCGGCACTGCAATCGGCCGGAATAAAGATACCGTCGATATGCTCAATGAAGGATTTTACCCCAACGGGAGCATGCAGGATGTGTGTAGTAGAGGTTGAAGGGCATGGTGGACTTGTTCCTTCGTGTTCGCAGCCTGTCAACGAGTGGATGAAGATAAAAACACACTCCCCAAGGGTGGTCAGGTCCAGGAAAACCATAGTGGAACTGCTTCTTTCCAACCATCCCGACGACTGTCTTTACTGTGAACGTAACGGAAACTGCGAGCTGCAGACTCTCGCTGAGGAGTTGAACGTCAGGGAGCGACGCATTATGGGTAAGAAGAACAGGTATAAACTTGATCATTCGAGCCCCTCGATAGTCCGTGACCCAGCCAAATGCATTCTTTGCGGAAGGTGTGTCAGGGTTTGTGAGGATAAAATGGCTGTATTTGCTATAGATTTTGTAAACAGGGGAAACAGGACCGTTATAGGTACTGCTTATGACAAGGATCTGAATTTCTCAAGTTGTATTAATTGCGGTCAATGTATAATGGTCTGCCCGACCGGGGCTCTTTATGAAAAGGACGGGTTACAGGAGCTCGAGGATGCATTGCATAACCCTGAAAAAACAGTTGTTGCCCAGTATGAATCTTCGGTAAGTGTTTCTCTGGCCGAAGAATTCGGGATAAGGCCGGGAAAGGATATGGGAGGCATTATCAATGCAGTTCTCAGGAAGATAGGTTTTGACGGGATATTCGACACCTCCGGTGCTTCCGATATTGCCGCGCTTGAGATGGCAGCGGAGTTAACGGAGAGAAAAAAAAGAAGTGAAAATGTTCCGGTAGTTACGGGCAGCTGCCCGGCATGGGTTAAATTTGCAGAACAGTGGTATCCTGACCTTCTTGATCACATGTCATCGTGCAAGTCCCCCCAGCAGATTTTGGGCACCATAATCAAGACCCATTATCCTGAAAAGAAGGATATCGACCCCGGTAAAATATTCTCAGTTGCTATTACCTCCTGCACTGCCAGGAAATTTGAGACACAGCGGGCGGAGATGACGAGGAAGGGAATATCAGACATTGATTGTGTATTAACAACACGTGAGCTTGCAAAGCTAATCAGGCTTTACGGAGTAGACATTGACCAGGTTGAAGCTGAGGTGGCCGATGAGCCTTACGGAATGCCCAGTTCAGCCGGAAAACTTTTCGGTGCTGCAGGCGGGATGAGTGAGGCGGTCATCCGCTCTCTTCCTCATATTAACGGATCAAAGGAACTTGCCGGGCTGAAGTTCCAGGAGTTACGCGGCATTAAAGGAAGAAAAGAGGCCAGAATTAAGATCGGCAAGAGTGTATACAGGTTCGCCGTGGTAAGCGGGCTATCAAATGCCCTGCCCCTGGTTGAGGGGATACGTTCAGGGGACTCCGGGTACGATTTTGTAGAGATAATGGCATGTGCAGGTGGTTGTATCAATGGCGGAGGACAGCCGATTGGCGCCGGTGATGCTGCCATAAGAGCCAGGATGAAGGCCCTTTACAGTATAGACGAAAAGGAGACCATAAGGGTCCCATATAAAAACCCGGCTGTCAGGTCCCTCTATAACGACTACCTTGGCGAACCGGGTAGCGACAGATGCAAATCACTTTTTTACACGAAATATTCGGAACGGAAGGTGCTTCTCTGA
- a CDS encoding NADH-quinone oxidoreductase subunit F — protein sequence MENRTHIPIKKEYLVDNVLMNESVDLPADVEKMMRLLRRAKVRHPAVFVGTASSGVISGAGDTLDEIRKYLDERNIRADVVETGSAGYSSMEPVVEVQMPGKTRVAFRNVTAGKLSSVLDGIFNSIIPEEHVLGQHRDRALEIWKDVPFIDELPFFSLQKRNLLRNWGRISPLSIEEYIATGGYRSYVKTVRSYTHEEVCDIVEKSGLQGRGGGGFLTGKKWKVAHSVFADQRYLLCNADESDPGGYANRAMIESDPHRLLEGVLIAAYAIGTSRALIYIRNDYRIAIERLEHAISQAREFGLIGHNVYGSGFNIEITVRKGPGAFVCGEETAMISSLEGKRGMPRPKPPYPAVSGLFGKPTVVNNVETLSNIPAIFENGPDWFMSIGNESARGTKILVLSGIIVNQGIIEVPLGTPVKDIIYGTGEGIPDNKTFKAVQIGGPSGGFLTSENIDTPYDFSSLASEGVYMGSGGMVVLDESCCIIDTVKYFMDFIQKESCGKCIPCREGTSRMLEVYENITRRPVDANGHTTLERFKGVMQLESLAGVISDTSLCGLGQKAPNTVTSSLRHFRSDYEEHIFDRECSAGVCKELRLFQIDVNKCTGCTVCAPKCPESAIIGTRHHPFFIVEEKCTGCGICYDVCKFSAIYVK from the coding sequence ATGGAAAACAGAACCCATATTCCCATAAAGAAAGAATACCTTGTTGATAATGTACTGATGAATGAATCGGTCGACCTGCCCGCTGATGTTGAGAAGATGATGAGGCTGCTTCGCAGGGCAAAGGTGCGCCATCCGGCTGTATTTGTCGGAACAGCCAGCAGCGGAGTGATATCGGGAGCAGGGGATACACTTGACGAGATAAGAAAATATCTGGATGAGCGCAATATCAGGGCTGATGTTGTCGAGACAGGTTCGGCCGGGTATTCATCAATGGAACCGGTAGTTGAAGTGCAGATGCCCGGAAAGACAAGGGTGGCATTCAGAAACGTAACTGCGGGCAAGCTCTCTTCCGTGCTTGACGGGATATTCAACAGCATAATTCCTGAGGAGCATGTGCTTGGCCAGCACCGTGATAGGGCACTTGAAATATGGAAGGATGTTCCTTTTATAGATGAATTGCCCTTTTTTTCGCTTCAGAAAAGGAACCTGCTCCGGAACTGGGGCCGTATCAGTCCACTCTCCATCGAAGAGTACATTGCAACAGGCGGTTACAGGTCATACGTCAAGACAGTGCGCAGCTATACACATGAAGAGGTGTGTGATATTGTTGAAAAGAGCGGACTTCAGGGCAGGGGCGGGGGAGGTTTCCTTACGGGGAAGAAGTGGAAGGTTGCCCATTCAGTTTTTGCCGATCAGCGATACCTGTTATGCAACGCCGATGAGAGTGATCCGGGTGGATATGCCAACAGGGCTATGATCGAGAGTGATCCGCACCGGCTATTGGAAGGAGTTTTGATAGCTGCCTATGCCATTGGTACCTCCAGGGCTTTGATATATATCCGCAATGACTACAGGATAGCTATCGAAAGGCTGGAGCATGCTATCAGTCAGGCACGTGAATTCGGGTTGATTGGGCATAACGTTTATGGCAGCGGATTCAATATTGAGATCACTGTGAGGAAAGGACCGGGTGCCTTTGTCTGCGGAGAGGAGACCGCCATGATAAGCAGCCTTGAAGGCAAGAGGGGAATGCCCAGACCCAAGCCGCCCTATCCTGCGGTCTCTGGCCTTTTTGGCAAGCCAACTGTTGTGAACAATGTTGAGACACTTTCAAATATACCTGCAATTTTTGAGAACGGACCGGACTGGTTCATGTCGATAGGGAATGAATCTGCAAGGGGAACAAAGATTCTGGTGCTTTCGGGCATAATTGTCAACCAGGGGATTATTGAAGTTCCGCTGGGAACGCCTGTAAAGGATATTATTTATGGGACAGGTGAGGGCATTCCGGATAACAAGACTTTCAAGGCTGTCCAGATTGGCGGTCCTTCAGGCGGTTTTCTTACGTCAGAAAACATTGATACTCCCTATGACTTCTCCTCTCTGGCCAGTGAAGGTGTATATATGGGATCGGGCGGAATGGTTGTGCTGGATGAAAGCTGCTGTATTATCGATACGGTAAAGTATTTCATGGATTTCATACAGAAAGAGAGCTGTGGCAAATGTATTCCCTGCAGGGAAGGAACCAGTCGAATGCTGGAGGTTTATGAGAATATCACCAGGCGGCCTGTTGATGCAAACGGCCACACTACACTTGAGCGTTTCAAAGGCGTAATGCAGCTTGAGAGCCTTGCCGGTGTGATCAGTGATACTTCGCTTTGCGGACTGGGGCAGAAGGCACCCAATACAGTTACAAGTTCCCTGAGGCATTTCAGGAGTGATTATGAGGAGCATATATTCGACCGGGAGTGTAGTGCCGGTGTATGTAAGGAGCTCAGGCTATTTCAGATAGATGTGAACAAGTGTACCGGCTGTACCGTATGTGCGCCTAAATGCCCGGAGTCAGCCATTATAGGCACCCGGCACCATCCTTTCTTCATAGTTGAAGAAAAATGTACAGGATGCGGTATCTGTTATGACGTTTGCAAATTCAGCGCCATTTATGTGAAATAG
- the nuoE gene encoding NADH-quinone oxidoreductase subunit NuoE — protein sequence MDEKNNEILEKYPKGSRESLIPMLQDIQEAYGYLSEQAVVEVGRYLDLPSGKIYGLATFYNQFRFKPLGQYHICFCHGTSCHVTGAEEVRKKLEKKLRISPGETTRDGKFSLELTACMGACHLSPVIRINGNYHTRVKPDEVGDIIDSCIEERED from the coding sequence ATGGATGAGAAGAATAATGAAATTCTGGAAAAATATCCGAAAGGGAGCCGTGAAAGCCTGATCCCGATGCTCCAGGATATCCAGGAAGCGTACGGTTACCTTTCAGAGCAGGCGGTCGTAGAGGTAGGGCGATACCTGGACCTGCCCTCGGGAAAGATTTACGGACTTGCCACGTTCTACAACCAGTTCAGGTTTAAGCCCTTGGGCCAGTATCACATATGCTTCTGTCACGGGACATCCTGTCATGTGACCGGTGCCGAAGAAGTTCGCAAGAAGCTTGAGAAGAAGCTCCGTATAAGTCCGGGAGAAACCACCAGGGACGGTAAATTCAGCCTTGAGCTAACAGCATGCATGGGAGCCTGCCATCTTTCACCGGTGATAAGGATAAACGGTAATTATCATACCCGTGTTAAGCCTGATGAAGTAGGTGATATTATCGATTCCTGCATAGAAGAAAGGGAGGATTGA
- a CDS encoding (2Fe-2S) ferredoxin domain-containing protein, with the protein MDNNKTEIVICLGSSCFSRGNRKSLPLIDKFLKENNLEDKYFFRGSRCFNICEKGPVLKIGDTLYEGVNPEDVEGILKRSLRR; encoded by the coding sequence ATGGATAACAACAAAACAGAGATAGTGATCTGCCTCGGCAGTTCATGCTTTTCAAGGGGCAACAGGAAAAGCCTGCCGCTGATAGATAAGTTTCTCAAAGAGAATAACCTGGAAGACAAGTACTTTTTTCGCGGGAGCCGTTGCTTCAATATTTGCGAAAAAGGACCGGTGCTTAAAATTGGCGACACACTATATGAAGGAGTCAACCCGGAAGATGTAGAAGGAATACTGAAAAGATCCCTCAGGAGGTAA
- a CDS encoding histidine kinase, translated as MALINIDNEKCNLSYSCVRICPVNAIKVEAHQDYPEVMHNACIGCGHCLKVCSPGAISYRDSKEDAKTLLGSDDKVAAICGPSISGEFHDITDYRKFVDMIRALGFEYVFEASFGVDLVARKYNELFNSFKGKYYITANCPAVVSYIEKFHPDLTDNLAPLVSPMIATAKVARKKYGNKLRVVYIGPCIETKKEGKRYRDDGRIDAVLTFAELRELFTEYDISEKKVEFSDFDPPIGYKGSLYPISTGILEAADIDQSLLDGNVITAEGRNGMLEAVNQFEKQIDNIKKHFNLFYNEGCIMGPGTSRGGEKFRRHALVVDYAKRRLKNFDVKKWEKDMEEFGKLDLSRKFKKDDQRLPFPDEDKIQEILQVIGKENNVDEIGCASCGYTSCRDFAVAVARGLAKTEMCLTFTLKNRHDYIRTLRETNQKLAETQEALRKSEKNARREQQLARESFETTHTMLEKLPSSVVLVDNELKVIQANKSFINMLDEEARMIEDVIPGLEGADLKTLLPYNFYNLFSYVLNQDDNIVNRDVLFNDILYNISIFTIRKNKIVGAVIRDLYVPEVRKEEVIKRVTDVIDKNLELVQKIGFLLGEGASETEAMLNSIIESYKMPEKPEEDGE; from the coding sequence ATGGCCCTGATAAATATTGACAACGAAAAATGCAACCTCTCCTACTCCTGTGTCAGGATCTGCCCCGTCAATGCCATCAAGGTAGAGGCTCACCAGGATTATCCCGAGGTTATGCACAATGCCTGCATTGGTTGCGGGCACTGCCTGAAGGTTTGCTCACCGGGTGCCATAAGTTACAGGGATTCGAAAGAAGACGCAAAGACGCTCCTTGGATCGGACGACAAGGTGGCTGCAATATGCGGGCCAAGTATCTCGGGAGAATTTCATGATATTACCGACTACCGGAAATTTGTCGACATGATCAGGGCCCTTGGCTTTGAATATGTATTTGAAGCCTCCTTCGGGGTTGACCTTGTTGCCCGCAAATACAATGAGCTTTTCAACAGCTTTAAGGGTAAATATTACATTACCGCCAACTGTCCGGCAGTAGTTTCATACATTGAAAAGTTCCATCCCGATCTTACAGACAACCTTGCACCTTTGGTATCGCCCATGATAGCCACCGCAAAAGTGGCCCGCAAGAAATATGGCAACAAGCTCAGGGTGGTTTACATAGGCCCCTGTATTGAGACAAAGAAAGAGGGCAAAAGATACCGTGATGACGGACGTATAGATGCTGTGCTGACCTTTGCCGAGTTAAGGGAGCTGTTTACTGAGTATGACATTAGCGAGAAAAAAGTGGAATTCTCCGATTTTGATCCGCCCATAGGATACAAGGGCTCCCTATACCCCATAAGCACGGGAATACTCGAAGCAGCTGACATTGACCAGAGCCTGCTTGACGGTAATGTGATAACCGCGGAGGGACGGAACGGCATGCTTGAGGCTGTTAACCAGTTTGAAAAGCAAATTGACAACATAAAAAAGCATTTCAATCTGTTCTATAACGAAGGGTGTATAATGGGACCGGGGACTTCAAGGGGAGGTGAAAAGTTCAGGCGCCATGCCCTGGTGGTTGACTACGCAAAAAGGAGGCTGAAAAATTTCGACGTAAAAAAATGGGAAAAGGATATGGAGGAGTTCGGTAAGCTCGACCTGTCGCGAAAATTCAAAAAAGATGACCAGAGGCTGCCCTTTCCTGACGAAGACAAGATACAAGAGATACTCCAGGTCATCGGAAAAGAGAACAATGTCGATGAGATCGGCTGTGCATCATGCGGCTACACATCCTGCAGGGATTTTGCGGTGGCTGTGGCACGGGGACTGGCAAAAACGGAAATGTGCCTGACATTTACCCTGAAGAACAGGCACGACTATATCAGAACCCTGAGGGAAACAAACCAGAAACTGGCTGAAACCCAGGAGGCCCTCAGAAAGTCTGAAAAGAATGCCCGGCGTGAGCAGCAACTGGCAAGGGAGTCCTTTGAGACCACCCATACAATGCTTGAAAAGCTCCCCTCAAGCGTGGTTCTTGTAGACAATGAGCTGAAGGTGATTCAGGCAAACAAAAGCTTCATCAATATGCTCGATGAGGAGGCCAGGATGATAGAGGATGTGATTCCCGGACTTGAGGGAGCCGATCTTAAAACATTGCTCCCCTATAACTTCTATAATCTCTTCTCTTACGTGCTTAACCAGGATGACAATATTGTTAACCGCGACGTTCTCTTTAATGATATCCTTTATAACATATCGATATTTACCATAAGGAAAAATAAGATAGTGGGTGCGGTGATAAGAGACCTTTACGTGCCTGAGGTACGGAAAGAGGAGGTGATCAAAAGGGTTACCGATGTGATCGATAAGAACCTTGAACTGGTGCAGAAGATCGGGTTCCTTCTCGGGGAAGGCGCATCTGAAACTGAAGCTATGCTCAACAGCATAATCGAGTCGTACAAAATGCCCGAAAAACCGGAAGAAGATGGAGAATAG
- a CDS encoding stage II sporulation protein E, whose protein sequence is MENSFYVEVGYQQKNHGKERICGDVFLSQRVKEENRIVAVLSDGMGHGVKANILATLTASMALNFTREHKDVTRIAEIIMNTLPVCSQRKISYSTFTAVDIEMNAQTSILEYDNPGSFIMRESKPLDSEWKCLILSSEKNKGKEIKSCHFNPRKEDRIIICSDGITQSGMGSKKYPFGWGRENVQQFITGIIEQQPDISAQKLASRIINTAYKNDNYNAQDDTSCAVIYFREPRKLLLCSGPPFENENDTKLADIVKEYPGKKILSGGTTGDIVARELGLEIKDTFEFTDPDLPPVSHMDGIDLVTEGILTLSKVSKILNEHNQSWVPGKGPADQIASLLLESDEIRIIIGTRINIAHQDPNLPVELEIRRTVLKRVARKLEEKFLKEVTVEYI, encoded by the coding sequence ATGGAGAATAGCTTCTATGTTGAAGTTGGATACCAGCAGAAGAATCACGGCAAGGAGAGAATCTGCGGAGATGTTTTCCTCTCACAAAGGGTAAAGGAAGAGAACAGGATTGTAGCAGTTTTGTCTGACGGCATGGGGCATGGTGTAAAGGCAAACATACTGGCAACGCTTACCGCATCGATGGCCCTTAACTTCACCCGTGAACACAAGGATGTAACCCGTATTGCCGAGATAATCATGAACACCCTGCCGGTATGCAGTCAGCGAAAAATAAGTTATTCAACCTTCACGGCAGTTGACATTGAGATGAATGCCCAAACCAGTATCCTTGAATATGACAACCCAGGCAGTTTCATAATGAGGGAAAGCAAACCTCTTGATTCTGAATGGAAATGCCTGATCCTAAGCTCAGAAAAAAACAAGGGAAAAGAGATCAAGAGCTGCCATTTTAATCCCCGTAAGGAAGACCGGATCATAATATGCTCAGATGGCATCACGCAGTCGGGTATGGGCTCAAAAAAGTATCCCTTCGGCTGGGGCCGGGAAAACGTGCAGCAGTTCATTACAGGAATTATTGAACAGCAGCCCGACATTTCGGCCCAGAAACTGGCATCCCGCATAATCAACACAGCATACAAGAACGACAACTATAATGCCCAGGACGACACCTCCTGTGCCGTGATATACTTCCGTGAACCCAGGAAGCTCCTGCTCTGCAGCGGCCCCCCCTTTGAAAACGAAAACGACACAAAACTTGCAGACATAGTAAAGGAGTATCCCGGCAAAAAGATCCTGTCGGGAGGAACTACCGGCGATATAGTGGCAAGGGAACTCGGACTGGAGATAAAAGACACCTTTGAATTTACCGATCCTGACCTGCCCCCCGTCTCACATATGGATGGCATAGACCTTGTAACCGAAGGGATCCTGACGCTCAGCAAGGTATCCAAGATCCTTAACGAGCACAATCAGAGCTGGGTTCCCGGTAAGGGCCCGGCCGACCAGATTGCAAGCCTGCTGCTTGAAAGCGACGAAATAAGGATAATCATAGGTACCCGCATCAACATAGCCCACCAGGATCCCAACCTTCCCGTAGAACTGGAGATCAGGCGCACCGTTCTCAAGCGTGTTGCGCGCAAGCTCGAGGAGAAGTTCCTGAAAGAGGTAACCGTCGAATATATATAA